A single Novosphingobium sp. SL115 DNA region contains:
- a CDS encoding LysR family transcriptional regulator, whose product MAMRFGRLDLNLLVALDALLTERSVSLAADRLCLSQSATSSALGRLREYFGDELLVVKGRSMILTARAEELIEPVRAVLEQIRTTVSVAPPFDPATADRVVRIMASDYSTEVLLAGALVDLEKTAPNMRFEIQPMHDTPIEAIERGYIDLLLTIDYAISSDHPSQLLFEDDYVVVGDRNNPALAEPMTRDLYFSLGHVSARFGKARVPAFEDWFVRRQKQQRRVAVVAPSFLSLPGLVVGTNRIATMHRRMAEMVVRTLPLVMREIPFAIPPIRETIQWNIANNNDRALRWVVEKLAAVASAHSGGQDNVVPLDTGGVSRDAIEVEYRMNHPQR is encoded by the coding sequence ATGGCGATGCGGTTCGGGCGGCTTGACCTTAACCTGCTGGTGGCGCTGGACGCGCTGCTGACAGAACGCAGCGTAAGCCTTGCGGCGGACCGGCTGTGCCTTTCGCAATCGGCCACATCCAGCGCGCTGGGCCGGTTACGTGAATATTTTGGCGATGAACTGCTGGTGGTCAAAGGCCGCAGCATGATCCTGACCGCGCGGGCAGAGGAACTGATCGAGCCGGTGCGCGCGGTGCTGGAACAGATCCGCACCACGGTTTCGGTCGCCCCGCCGTTCGATCCTGCCACCGCTGACCGCGTGGTGCGGATCATGGCATCGGATTATTCCACCGAAGTGCTGCTGGCAGGCGCGCTGGTCGATCTGGAAAAGACCGCGCCCAACATGCGGTTTGAAATTCAGCCGATGCACGACACCCCGATCGAGGCGATCGAGCGCGGTTACATCGACCTGTTGCTGACCATTGATTACGCGATATCGTCAGACCACCCCAGCCAGTTGCTGTTCGAAGACGATTACGTGGTGGTGGGCGACCGGAACAATCCGGCTCTGGCCGAGCCGATGACGCGCGACCTGTATTTCAGCCTTGGCCACGTCAGCGCGCGCTTCGGCAAGGCGCGCGTGCCCGCATTTGAAGACTGGTTCGTGCGGCGGCAGAAGCAGCAGCGCCGGGTGGCAGTGGTGGCGCCATCGTTCCTGTCCTTGCCTGGGCTGGTGGTGGGCACCAATCGCATCGCCACGATGCACCGGCGCATGGCCGAAATGGTGGTGCGCACGCTGCCGCTGGTGATGCGCGAAATTCCCTTTGCCATTCCACCGATCCGCGAAACGATCCAATGGAACATCGCCAACAACAACGACCGCGCGTTGCGCTGGGTGGTGGAAAAGCTGGCGGCAGTGGCCAGCGCCCACAGTGGCGGGCAGGACAACGTGGTGCCGCTGGACACAGGCGGCGTTAGCCGGGACGCGATTGAGGTGGAATACCGGATGAACCATCCGCAGCGTTAG
- a CDS encoding MFS transporter — MKQPTVMTGIALLLPITLTTMAIVLLAPVLPQLMAEFSGVGGHEYLVPMVLTLPSLCVAVLCPFAGILGDYFGRRRLLLASFVLYAVVGVAPVFLTNLTHILISRVGVGVAEALIYVLSTTMIGDYYTGAARDRWLAGQTAFASVSALVFFNLGGALGEAGWRVPFWVYGSALVMFALVLRYTWEPLGEPVEEPSDDKAEAAERAPHNLSWAGFPWGKMAGIAAVTIYGSVFFYTVQIQASSGLAELGLSSAARIGFLTSLASIGVPLGTFIYSRIGRIGVGRLLLAEFGLLAVGFMLMGRTGSVPGFLAGCFINQLGAGMLLPTLLVWSMSILPFEVRGRGTGFWQSAFALGQWISPLAVTFFAVRMGGLMKSFEILAYFAAAGFALALGMHLSARQASAKLAHG, encoded by the coding sequence ATGAAGCAGCCCACTGTGATGACCGGTATCGCGCTTTTGCTGCCGATTACGCTGACGACGATGGCGATCGTTCTGCTGGCACCGGTGCTGCCGCAGTTGATGGCGGAATTTTCGGGCGTCGGTGGCCACGAATATCTGGTGCCGATGGTGCTGACGCTGCCGTCGCTGTGCGTGGCGGTGCTGTGCCCCTTTGCCGGGATACTGGGCGATTACTTTGGGCGGCGGCGGCTGTTGCTGGCCTCGTTCGTGCTGTATGCGGTGGTGGGCGTGGCTCCGGTGTTCCTGACCAACCTGACGCATATCCTGATTTCACGGGTGGGCGTGGGCGTGGCCGAAGCGCTGATCTATGTCCTGTCGACGACGATGATCGGGGATTATTACACCGGAGCCGCGCGCGACCGGTGGCTGGCGGGGCAGACGGCGTTTGCTTCGGTTTCGGCGCTGGTGTTCTTCAATCTGGGCGGGGCGCTGGGCGAAGCGGGATGGCGGGTGCCGTTCTGGGTTTACGGATCGGCGCTGGTGATGTTTGCGCTGGTGCTGCGCTACACGTGGGAGCCTTTGGGGGAGCCTGTGGAGGAGCCTTCGGACGATAAAGCCGAAGCAGCCGAGCGTGCGCCGCATAACCTGAGCTGGGCCGGGTTCCCGTGGGGCAAGATGGCGGGGATTGCCGCTGTCACGATCTATGGATCGGTGTTCTTCTATACCGTGCAAATTCAGGCGTCTTCAGGCCTTGCCGAACTGGGGCTGTCCAGCGCGGCGCGGATCGGATTTCTGACGTCGCTGGCCAGCATCGGCGTGCCGCTGGGCACATTCATCTATTCGCGCATCGGGCGGATCGGCGTGGGACGGCTGTTGCTGGCGGAATTCGGGCTGCTGGCGGTGGGTTTCATGCTGATGGGGCGGACCGGCAGCGTGCCGGGGTTCCTTGCCGGGTGTTTCATCAACCAGTTGGGTGCGGGGATGCTGCTGCCGACGCTGCTGGTGTGGTCGATGAGCATTCTGCCGTTCGAGGTACGCGGGCGCGGCACCGGATTCTGGCAATCGGCCTTTGCCCTGGGCCAGTGGATCAGCCCCTTGGCCGTAACGTTCTTTGCCGTGCGTATGGGCGGGCTGATGAAGAGCTTTGAAATTCTGGCCTATTTTGCCGCCGCAGGATTTGCGCTGGCGCTGGGCATGCATCTTTCAGCGCGGCAGGCGAGTGCAAAACTGGCGCATGGCTAA
- a CDS encoding IclR family transcriptional regulator domain-containing protein — MIDSGVPIRAASRTLSILRTINELGSASLSQIARHERLPLPTAFRFVQTLVHEGMIARDPSGKCYYPTALVQSLASGYDNSVVRQVAEPILSRLTRDVGWPVFLSERVGRRFVIRATTHPETTLTFFNWKVGSSFPVLGSVTGLVWLAFQSESAVRDLIAWERAAESSQDIPDVDDLLHTLEKVRMAGYALRPSPYEKNGKTASIALPICPDAHASDVLTLTYFAAAMKPDEAVQRFVGRLRETAVQIAGALAPSV; from the coding sequence ATGATCGACAGCGGGGTGCCGATACGCGCGGCCAGCCGGACGCTTTCGATCCTGCGGACCATCAACGAACTGGGCAGCGCGTCCCTGTCGCAGATTGCCCGGCATGAACGCCTGCCATTGCCCACGGCTTTCCGCTTTGTGCAGACCCTTGTTCACGAAGGCATGATCGCGCGCGATCCGTCCGGCAAATGCTATTACCCGACCGCGCTGGTGCAATCGCTGGCATCGGGGTATGACAATTCGGTGGTCAGGCAAGTCGCCGAACCGATCCTGAGCAGGCTGACTCGGGACGTGGGCTGGCCGGTGTTTCTTTCGGAAAGAGTGGGCAGGCGATTTGTCATTCGTGCCACCACCCATCCTGAAACGACACTGACGTTCTTCAACTGGAAAGTCGGTAGCAGCTTTCCCGTGCTGGGCAGCGTGACCGGGCTGGTGTGGCTGGCGTTTCAGAGCGAAAGCGCGGTGCGCGATCTGATTGCGTGGGAAAGGGCAGCGGAATCATCGCAGGACATTCCTGATGTCGACGATCTGCTTCACACGCTCGAAAAGGTGCGGATGGCCGGATATGCCTTGCGCCCATCACCCTATGAAAAGAACGGGAAAACGGCGTCGATCGCGCTGCCGATCTGCCCGGATGCCCATGCCAGTGATGTGCTGACGCTGACCTATTTTGCCGCAGCGATGAAGCCGGATGAAGCGGTTCAGCGGTTTGTCGGTAGGCTGCGTGAAACCGCGGTGCAGATTGCCGGGGCGCTTGCACCTTCTGTTTAA
- a CDS encoding class I SAM-dependent methyltransferase, protein MDLQLRQRGRAAVDFMGYLSLAARPLWSAIDADIAAAGHAPANLPDDLDDRAGVIEAALADSRAFRTHELVSEWHARQHGHDATEAFEEVARDGLLPQLPQGSAELTISPDFRAPEYWDGVDFHRTAGGWDGHEMAGYIHGEIIHRRMVDRVFPGGIFRQRRAIAERPPRDHYDRIIDFGASTGHFTLALQDAYPQAEIWGVDLSARALEHARRVADAHGHGWKLFQRAAEDTGFAAGSFDLAASYILLHEMPERAIRALFAEAFRLLRPGGDMIMSDVTRFADIDRLSAWKADHGARFGGEPYWRESASLDLAQVARDAGFEDVEASGLYPHVVQGRKPQ, encoded by the coding sequence ATGGACCTTCAGCTTCGACAGCGCGGGCGGGCGGCGGTTGATTTCATGGGCTATCTCAGCCTTGCGGCGCGCCCGTTGTGGTCGGCAATCGATGCGGACATTGCAGCGGCAGGACATGCGCCTGCCAATTTGCCAGACGATCTTGATGACCGCGCAGGCGTGATCGAAGCGGCGCTGGCGGATTCGCGCGCCTTTCGCACCCACGAGCTGGTGAGCGAATGGCACGCCCGCCAGCATGGGCATGACGCGACCGAGGCGTTTGAGGAGGTGGCGCGCGATGGCCTGCTGCCGCAACTGCCGCAGGGATCTGCCGAACTGACAATTTCGCCGGATTTTCGGGCGCCGGAATACTGGGACGGCGTGGATTTCCACCGCACGGCAGGCGGGTGGGACGGTCACGAGATGGCGGGATACATCCACGGTGAGATCATTCACCGGCGCATGGTGGATCGCGTATTTCCCGGCGGCATATTCCGCCAGCGCCGCGCCATTGCCGAGCGGCCCCCGCGCGACCATTATGACCGCATCATTGATTTTGGCGCATCAACCGGGCATTTCACCCTGGCATTGCAGGACGCCTATCCACAGGCGGAGATATGGGGCGTCGATTTGAGCGCGCGTGCGCTGGAACATGCCCGGCGGGTGGCAGACGCGCATGGCCATGGCTGGAAGCTGTTTCAGCGCGCAGCCGAAGATACCGGTTTTGCCGCCGGCAGTTTCGATCTGGCGGCATCGTATATTCTGCTGCACGAAATGCCGGAGCGCGCGATCCGGGCCTTGTTTGCCGAAGCCTTCCGGCTGCTGCGCCCCGGCGGCGACATGATTATGAGCGATGTCACCCGCTTTGCCGATATCGACCGGTTGAGCGCATGGAAAGCCGACCATGGTGCCCGCTTTGGCGGAGAGCCATACTGGCGGGAATCGGCATCGCTCGATCTGGCGCAAGTGGCGCGTGACGCCGGGTTCGAAGACGTCGAGGCTTCCGGCCTTTATCCGCATGTTGTGCAAGGGCGTAAACCGCAATGA
- a CDS encoding aminotransferase class I/II-fold pyridoxal phosphate-dependent enzyme yields MTNAAPGPANRLHPVYADMPVTIFEHMSGLARQSGAINLGQGFPDGPPPPALLDALTRASAEQSHHYPPMAGIPDLRRAVAAFYARTQGLDLTPDHVIVTSGATEAVASAILAAVLPGDEVLLFAPAYDAYAPLIRRAGGTPVFIALSPPHWSYDRAAIGAAITARTRALILNDPLNPTGTVASAQDLAMLADLCRRHDLIAICDEVWENVRFDGQPHASLLAQPGMEDRTVKIGSAGKIFGATGWKVGWIIAAPPMAATIARAHQFLTFTTPPMLQWAVAQALDQPDIAESCTATWAQSRAFLLESLAAKGFVALPGSATWFTCIDLPASGIPLDDRTFATRAVHEAGVATIPLSALWESANAPVHFARLCHSKPLPMLADAVNRLDHWRSNLMSSGSNAADGSSGIPPQSRPG; encoded by the coding sequence ATGACGAACGCAGCCCCCGGCCCCGCCAATCGCCTCCACCCGGTCTATGCCGATATGCCGGTGACCATTTTCGAACATATGTCGGGCCTTGCCCGCCAGTCGGGCGCGATCAATCTGGGGCAGGGCTTCCCTGATGGCCCGCCACCGCCCGCCCTGCTCGATGCCCTTACCCGCGCCAGCGCAGAACAATCGCACCACTATCCACCCATGGCCGGCATTCCAGACCTGCGCCGCGCGGTTGCCGCGTTCTACGCCCGCACCCAAGGGCTGGACCTCACCCCCGATCACGTCATCGTCACATCCGGCGCGACCGAGGCCGTTGCCAGCGCCATCCTTGCCGCGGTGCTACCGGGCGATGAAGTGCTGCTGTTCGCGCCCGCCTACGATGCCTATGCCCCGCTCATCCGCCGCGCAGGGGGCACGCCCGTCTTCATCGCGCTATCGCCGCCGCACTGGTCCTATGATCGCGCGGCGATTGGAGCGGCCATCACGGCGCGCACCCGCGCGCTCATCCTCAACGATCCGCTCAACCCCACCGGCACCGTCGCTTCGGCGCAGGATCTTGCCATGCTGGCAGACCTGTGCCGCCGCCACGATCTCATCGCCATCTGTGACGAGGTATGGGAAAACGTCCGCTTCGACGGCCAGCCGCACGCATCGCTGCTGGCGCAGCCCGGCATGGAAGATCGCACGGTCAAGATCGGCTCCGCAGGCAAGATTTTCGGTGCAACCGGCTGGAAAGTCGGCTGGATCATCGCCGCGCCACCCATGGCCGCCACCATCGCCCGCGCGCACCAGTTTCTCACCTTCACCACGCCGCCCATGCTGCAATGGGCCGTGGCGCAAGCTTTGGATCAACCCGACATTGCGGAAAGCTGCACCGCCACATGGGCACAAAGCCGCGCCTTCCTGCTGGAATCCCTCGCCGCCAAGGGCTTTGTCGCCCTGCCCGGCAGCGCCACATGGTTCACCTGCATTGATCTGCCCGCATCCGGCATCCCACTGGACGACCGCACATTTGCCACCCGTGCCGTCCACGAAGCGGGCGTCGCCACCATCCCCCTGTCAGCATTGTGGGAAAGCGCGAACGCTCCTGTGCATTTTGCCCGCCTGTGCCACTCCAAACCCCTGCCCATGCTGGCAGATGCGGTGAATAGGCTCGACCATTGGCGGTCAAATCTTATGTCATCAGGCTCTAACGCTGCGGATGGTTCATCCGGTATTCCACCTCAATCGCGTCCCGGCTAA
- a CDS encoding TonB-dependent receptor: MLKATLGVVVSTGAMAVATLGWTAPAFAADQAQAEEGDAAIIVTARKREENLIDVPLPVTVATQAQLQRDQVYSITDLQRTTASLEISQTSGGEVNGGARLRGLGTGVFNASVSPSVAFVVDQVPQGNLTFPLLFDLAQVEVLRGPQGTLFGQGASAGVINITTVAPSTDAISVSGGINAADKGTAGSEVSELTVRGGINVPLGDKAAVRIAGQYKREAGLQRNTFLDLDNRTKEYGVRGKLLLKPSETVTINLSAEMTEQKVNGWNFFAIAIAPNGQPNSAASTGAFTAAAGCDIPEINARAEFYCEDSQATMRNSAQGFSGVIDLEINDNLSLTSVTAYRMLDRETDTVNFSRRLVVAARNENIESESKQFSQELRLDYQNEGLNVLVGALYSKFDLETTPINGTTFGNPTLGNRTGFSVCHNQGFFCPVPVSFSYEDTSNRIFALFSDVTVPLTEQLDLFGGLRYSSYRNSTGVGVNTLTASRTVKIEDNDVSGRVGLSFKPTPDSTIFVSYARGYKPPAVVVPTIATDPVVQLKPEKADAIEFGAKVQVGRVQLSGNAFWNRVKNFQTQSSVFNASGALISVTQNIDKVVSKGFELNAMGTVVPGLTVNAGYQFNDVRFPTGFVGNDGVSLSGKQFINAPKHKFTISTEYSAAVSGSLEAFINANLVYKSAVLLGQYGNDVFRYPGHELVNAGFGVRDAEGKWSASIFARNLTKEREPTAYLASDFGGSADGGIRAWPAAGITARVVGLTVDFNF; encoded by the coding sequence ATGTTGAAAGCGACTCTTGGCGTCGTGGTGTCGACCGGTGCGATGGCTGTGGCCACGCTGGGTTGGACCGCGCCCGCATTCGCCGCCGATCAGGCGCAGGCTGAAGAGGGCGATGCCGCGATCATCGTGACCGCCCGCAAGCGCGAAGAAAACCTGATTGACGTGCCATTGCCGGTGACGGTGGCAACGCAGGCTCAGCTTCAGCGCGATCAGGTCTATTCGATCACCGATCTTCAGCGCACCACCGCTTCGCTGGAAATCAGCCAGACGTCGGGTGGTGAAGTGAACGGCGGCGCACGTCTGCGCGGCCTTGGCACCGGCGTATTCAACGCCAGCGTTTCGCCTTCAGTGGCATTCGTGGTGGATCAGGTGCCGCAGGGCAACCTTACCTTCCCGCTGCTGTTCGATCTGGCACAGGTCGAAGTGCTGCGCGGCCCACAGGGCACGCTGTTTGGCCAGGGCGCATCGGCAGGCGTCATCAACATCACCACGGTTGCGCCGTCAACCGATGCCATTTCGGTTTCGGGCGGGATCAACGCCGCCGACAAGGGCACTGCAGGTTCGGAAGTGAGCGAGCTGACCGTGCGCGGCGGCATCAACGTGCCGCTGGGTGACAAGGCCGCCGTGCGTATTGCCGGGCAATACAAGCGTGAAGCGGGCCTGCAGCGCAACACCTTCCTTGATCTGGACAACCGCACCAAGGAATATGGCGTGCGCGGCAAGCTGCTGCTTAAGCCTTCGGAAACGGTGACGATCAACCTTTCGGCCGAAATGACCGAACAGAAGGTCAATGGCTGGAACTTCTTTGCCATTGCCATCGCTCCCAACGGCCAGCCCAACAGCGCGGCATCGACCGGGGCATTTACCGCCGCCGCCGGTTGCGACATTCCCGAAATCAACGCCCGTGCCGAATTCTATTGCGAAGACAGCCAGGCGACGATGCGCAACAGCGCACAGGGTTTTTCGGGCGTCATCGATCTGGAAATCAATGACAACCTGTCGCTGACGTCGGTTACGGCATATCGCATGCTCGACCGTGAAACCGACACGGTGAACTTCTCACGCCGTCTGGTGGTGGCCGCGCGCAACGAAAATATCGAGAGCGAATCCAAGCAGTTCAGCCAGGAACTTCGTCTGGATTATCAGAACGAAGGTCTGAACGTGCTGGTTGGCGCGCTGTATTCGAAGTTCGATCTGGAAACCACGCCGATCAATGGCACCACATTCGGCAACCCGACGCTGGGCAACCGCACGGGCTTTTCGGTCTGCCACAATCAGGGCTTCTTCTGCCCGGTGCCAGTGTCGTTCAGCTATGAAGACACCAGCAACCGCATCTTTGCGCTGTTCAGCGACGTGACCGTGCCGCTGACCGAGCAGCTCGACCTGTTCGGGGGCCTGCGTTATTCCAGCTATCGCAACAGCACCGGCGTTGGCGTGAACACCCTGACGGCAAGCCGCACCGTGAAAATCGAGGACAATGACGTTTCGGGCCGCGTCGGTCTGAGCTTCAAGCCGACGCCGGATTCAACCATCTTCGTGTCCTATGCCCGTGGGTATAAGCCGCCTGCGGTGGTGGTGCCAACGATTGCGACCGATCCTGTGGTCCAGCTCAAGCCTGAAAAGGCTGACGCCATCGAATTTGGCGCCAAGGTGCAGGTGGGCCGGGTGCAGCTTTCGGGCAATGCGTTCTGGAACCGGGTGAAGAATTTCCAAACGCAATCGAGCGTGTTCAACGCATCGGGCGCGCTGATTTCTGTAACGCAGAACATCGACAAGGTGGTGTCGAAGGGCTTTGAACTGAACGCGATGGGCACGGTAGTTCCCGGTCTGACCGTGAACGCGGGCTATCAGTTCAACGATGTGCGCTTCCCTACCGGCTTTGTCGGCAACGATGGCGTATCGCTTTCGGGCAAGCAGTTCATCAATGCGCCCAAGCACAAGTTCACCATCTCGACCGAATATTCGGCCGCCGTCAGCGGCAGCCTGGAAGCGTTCATCAACGCCAACCTGGTGTACAAGAGCGCGGTGTTGCTGGGCCAGTATGGCAACGATGTGTTCCGTTATCCGGGGCATGAACTGGTCAATGCAGGGTTCGGCGTGCGCGATGCCGAGGGCAAGTGGAGCGCATCGATCTTTGCTCGCAACCTGACCAAGGAACGCGAACCGACCGCATACCTTGCCAGCGACTTTGGCGGGTCTGCCGATGGCGGTATCCGTGCATGGCCGGCAGCGGGCATCACGGCCCGCGTGGTCGGCCTGACGGTTGACTTCAACTTCTGA
- a CDS encoding winged helix-turn-helix transcriptional regulator, translated as MQGRMEQRELANLAAEMAIHGKDRDDPAREVMGLLGDRWSTLILLVLGTGAFRHAELRRTLAQLSSEQAISQRVLTLKLRTLERDGFVARAVTGDVPPKVSYRLTPLGADLHTQARALIDWINARAAAIHTARARFDQAEDNA; from the coding sequence ATGCAGGGACGTATGGAACAGCGCGAACTGGCCAATCTGGCCGCCGAAATGGCGATTCACGGCAAGGACCGCGATGATCCCGCGCGTGAGGTCATGGGCCTGCTGGGGGATCGCTGGTCCACCCTGATCCTGCTGGTGCTGGGCACCGGCGCGTTCCGCCATGCCGAACTGCGCCGCACCTTGGCGCAACTGTCATCGGAACAGGCCATTTCGCAGCGTGTATTGACCCTGAAACTGCGCACACTGGAACGCGATGGCTTTGTTGCCCGTGCGGTAACGGGCGATGTGCCGCCCAAAGTCAGCTATCGACTGACGCCCTTGGGGGCAGACCTGCACACACAGGCGCGCGCGTTGATAGACTGGATCAACGCCCGCGCGGCGGCCATCCACACCGCCCGCGCGCGTTTCGACCAAGCCGAAGATAACGCTTAA
- a CDS encoding NAD-dependent epimerase/dehydratase family protein, producing MRVVVTGAGGFVGREIVRLLLERGDAVVGIDTAAGGIPAGATAIAGDLGDEAVRAAALAGGCDALIHLATVPGGAAEADPVASRRINVDAMYDLLLEAAAISPGLRVVYASSIAVFGDPLPALVADATPLSPKMIYGGHKAMMEDAVAMFSNRGMIDGVTVRLPGILARPKGPSGMKSAFMSDLFHALKAGDAFTCPVSAAGTIWAQSVGQCARNFVHALTLDSALLPPTRAVTLPALCVTMGDLAAHIARACGFSADLVTYAPDVALEAAFAAQPPLNTPAAERAGFAHDGDLATLVASALSTI from the coding sequence GTGCGTGTAGTCGTGACCGGAGCGGGCGGTTTTGTCGGGCGCGAGATCGTGCGTCTGCTGCTGGAGCGCGGCGACGCGGTGGTCGGCATCGATACGGCGGCGGGCGGGATACCGGCGGGGGCGACTGCCATCGCTGGCGATCTGGGCGATGAGGCCGTGCGCGCGGCGGCGCTTGCAGGGGGCTGCGATGCACTGATCCATCTGGCCACGGTGCCGGGCGGGGCAGCAGAGGCGGACCCAGTGGCATCGCGTCGGATCAACGTGGATGCGATGTATGACCTGTTGCTGGAAGCGGCGGCAATCAGCCCCGGCTTGCGCGTGGTCTATGCCAGTTCCATCGCGGTGTTCGGTGACCCGCTGCCCGCGCTGGTCGCTGATGCGACGCCGCTTAGCCCCAAGATGATCTATGGCGGGCATAAGGCGATGATGGAGGACGCGGTGGCGATGTTCTCCAACCGGGGGATGATTGACGGCGTGACGGTGCGTCTGCCCGGCATTCTGGCGCGGCCCAAGGGACCGTCTGGGATGAAATCTGCCTTCATGTCAGACCTGTTCCACGCACTGAAGGCAGGTGATGCGTTTACCTGTCCGGTATCGGCAGCGGGCACGATCTGGGCGCAATCGGTAGGGCAATGCGCGCGCAACTTCGTTCATGCGTTGACGCTGGACAGCGCGCTGCTGCCGCCCACGCGCGCGGTGACGCTGCCTGCGCTTTGCGTGACGATGGGCGATCTGGCGGCGCACATCGCGCGGGCATGTGGGTTTTCAGCAGACCTTGTGACATATGCGCCCGATGTCGCGCTGGAAGCGGCCTTTGCCGCGCAGCCTCCGTTGAACACGCCAGCGGCGGAGCGCGCGGGTTTTGCACATGACGGCGATCTTGCTACACTGGTTGCAAGCGCACTCTCTACCATTTGA
- a CDS encoding FAD-dependent oxidoreductase: protein MTAILPAPAAFDMHFPVIVVGGGGTALCAALAACDAGADVLVLERDPTPMGSTAMSTGLIPAAGTPEQARAGIDDSPELFVADILAKTKGHTPADYAQMLAGESAATVAWLRDRHGVPLTLAQGWLYPGHSVQRMYGTPNRSGAELMAALERAVADTPATVLTSANVTALFTKGDVICGVRAERPDGEILDVGCAALVLGCSGFGGNPALIERYIPDMAGAVYHGHPGNKGDALGWGLQLGAAIADIGAYQGHGGLALGHGVPILWPLITEGGFQVNRHGLRFSNEAAGYSEQAAKVNAQPGKMAWSVFDERLHILMMGFEDYRDALRAGAIVEAASVTDLAQRTGLPLDALRATLADVAEMTLGNRADPFGRNFSGQPDTRPPLAPPYRAAKVTGALFHTQGGLVVDMAARVMKSDGTVMPNLFAGGGAARGISGQGADGYLAGNGLLTATTLGKIAGQMAALVAAG from the coding sequence ATGACCGCCATTCTTCCTGCACCCGCTGCGTTCGACATGCACTTCCCGGTCATTGTGGTCGGTGGCGGCGGCACGGCGCTTTGTGCCGCGCTGGCAGCGTGCGATGCCGGGGCTGACGTTCTGGTGCTTGAACGTGATCCGACGCCCATGGGATCAACCGCAATGTCGACCGGCCTGATCCCCGCCGCCGGCACGCCCGAACAGGCGCGGGCAGGAATTGACGATAGCCCCGAACTTTTCGTCGCTGACATTCTGGCCAAGACCAAAGGCCACACCCCGGCTGACTATGCGCAGATGCTGGCAGGCGAGTCTGCCGCCACCGTCGCGTGGCTGCGCGACCGTCATGGCGTGCCGCTGACTCTCGCACAGGGCTGGCTCTATCCCGGCCACAGCGTCCAGCGCATGTATGGCACGCCCAACAGGTCCGGCGCGGAATTGATGGCGGCACTTGAACGTGCCGTGGCAGATACGCCGGCAACCGTTCTGACCAGTGCCAATGTCACGGCCCTGTTCACCAAGGGCGATGTCATCTGCGGCGTCAGGGCCGAAAGGCCCGATGGCGAAATCCTCGACGTGGGCTGTGCCGCGCTGGTGCTGGGCTGCTCCGGCTTTGGCGGCAATCCCGCCCTGATCGAACGCTACATTCCCGACATGGCCGGGGCGGTCTATCACGGCCATCCCGGCAACAAGGGCGATGCGCTTGGCTGGGGCCTGCAGCTTGGCGCAGCCATTGCCGATATCGGGGCCTATCAGGGGCATGGCGGGCTGGCGCTGGGCCATGGCGTGCCAATCCTGTGGCCGCTTATCACGGAAGGCGGGTTTCAGGTGAACCGCCACGGCCTTCGCTTTTCCAATGAAGCGGCGGGCTATTCTGAACAGGCGGCAAAGGTCAACGCCCAGCCTGGAAAGATGGCGTGGTCGGTGTTTGACGAACGGCTGCATATCTTGATGATGGGGTTTGAAGATTACCGTGACGCCCTGCGCGCAGGCGCCATCGTCGAAGCCGCTTCTGTCACGGACCTCGCCCAGCGCACCGGGCTTCCGCTTGACGCGTTACGCGCCACGCTGGCCGACGTTGCAGAAATGACTCTGGGCAATCGTGCCGACCCATTCGGCCGGAATTTCAGCGGCCAGCCTGATACCAGACCGCCCCTTGCGCCGCCCTATCGCGCCGCAAAGGTCACCGGCGCACTGTTCCACACACAGGGCGGACTGGTTGTAGACATGGCCGCGCGTGTGATGAAATCGGACGGCACGGTCATGCCCAACCTATTTGCCGGAGGCGGCGCGGCCAGAGGCATTTCCGGCCAAGGCGCGGATGGCTATCTTGCCGGGAACGGCCTGCTTACCGCCACCACGCTGGGCAAAATCGCCGGGCAGATGGCAGCCTTGGTTGCAGCGGGTTAG